The segment GGGCGCTGCGTCGCGCGCTCGAGGAAGTGGCCGGTCTTCCGCCGGAGGCCGTAAGGGTGAGTCCGGACGGGAAGACCGATCCGGCCATCCTCTCCGAGATCATCGAGGCGACGGGCCACGCCATCGGAGACCTCGAGGCAGCGGTCTGGGCGAGCTATGCGCTCTATCTGGGCGAAGCGCTGAGGCAGGTCGACGCACGACGCCAGATCAAGCCGGGCGTCCCCGCGCTGCTCGCGGCGCTCGCCAACGAGCCGCAGGCGCGCCTGGGCCTGTTGACTGGGAATCTCGAGCACACCGCCCGCATCAAGCTGGGGGCCTTTGCCCTCGACCACTACTTCGCCGTGGGCGGGTTCGGTTCAGACAGCGCCGATCGGTGCGCCCTCGGTCCCGTGGCATTGCGCCGGGCGTGCGCGCACTTCGATGCCGATCTCGTTGCCGCAGAGACATGGGTCATCGGTGACACGCCCCGTGACG is part of the Pseudomonadota bacterium genome and harbors:
- a CDS encoding HAD family hydrolase gives rise to the protein MSRPRLLLFDIDQTLIDTAGVGMRALRRALEEVAGLPPEAVRVSPDGKTDPAILSEIIEATGHAIGDLEAAVWASYALYLGEALRQVDARRQIKPGVPALLAALANEPQARLGLLTGNLEHTARIKLGAFALDHYFAVGGFGSDSADRCALGPVALRRACAHFDADLVAAETWVIGDTPRDVDAAHAFGARALAVATGRSDVDALAATGAEAVLPDLSDTQAVVTLLLS